The DNA window TTGAAAATAGCCAAGGAGAGTATCAGGACTGAATGTGCAAAATGCATAGCGCTAGAAAACCAAAGTTTCAAGACCGAcgaaaaggttgaaaaaagtaattcgtACGATTCGACAACGGAAGATTCTTGCATGACTGAAACGGAGACTAGCACAATAGAATCAGGACCGAATATTGACACAGTGATAGATATACCGACCAGAGAAGAACAGCcggataaaaattatacaagcTTAGATACCAGTTTTCACGAATCTACAGCAGAAACAATGAATCAATCCGACGCATCCTTTGATAACgacggaaatgaaaatagcaGCAAAGAGAGAAACGACGAGCTTTTCACCACCAGCACATGTTCTGACACGATCACTGCCAGCACGGATTTAAATCAGTACTTGGACGTTTCCCCGCCGACTCAAAGCACGGTCGAAACCGTTACACCAGAGATTGTCAAGCCGAAGGTGCCTAAGACATTGGATATCATTCCGATAACGGTACAAGTTCCGGAACGAGAGAAGAGAGACGATTCGTTCGACGAGAAACCGTCCGGACAAAATACACCCCCCAAACTCGTGCGACAAGGTTCGTACATCTTGGAAGCACCGAGCCCAATGCTGCTAGCTCACATGCAAACGGAACTTGCGGACCCGGGTTACGTTCCATCGACAACAAGTACAGCTATTAAACGCAAGGAGTGGAATATATCTCAGGCGAAGAGCGAGTGGGAGAACCAGATTAAGAATAAGGAAATTATTATACCGGATAATTCAAGGGGCAGCAATGGCCATACGAGGTATAGAAGGAACAGCATGTCAACCTTAAACAATCAGAAGGTGTTCAAATCGTTGTCGCACGCTAAGAACGGTTCCTCCCTAGGAATGCACCAGTCTGCCAAATCCGTTGATTGCATACAGACAATGTTGGATAGGGAATTGGTGTGCAAATCTCCAGGCGGCGCTAAATCCAATGGTTACAGCCAAATGCAGAGTGTTACAGGTAGCGGCGGCTCGACGAAAAGCGGCAACTCTCAAAAATTCAGGTCGAATAGAAACGTATCATTTATCAATTTAGCCAACAGACTAGGAGGGTCGGTTGGAAGTCTCGTGAATTTTGGAGGACAGTCTTGCCAGGCAATGAACGCGAGGAACGATCGATCTAAACCAACGATAATTAACGAAGTGCAGAGCACTCCGAGCCCTGTAAAATCTGTCGCAGTTACCGACAAACTCGTCATTATATTCAAAGAAATACAGAGAAAACACGAGGAGCAAATGGCTGAGCTTATTGCCAAACAGCAAAGGgagcaaaaaaatatgcagaGAGAATTTGAGAAGCAACAAGCACTGCTACTTGGccagataaaaaaaacatttcctgGTATTTTGATACCTCCAACTGCCGAGGAGGAGGCTCCTGACGTTTTGAAACCAGTTTTGAATCCGACAAAAGAAGATGACGATACATATTCGTTGGACAAGAATAATCCGCCACTTCCCAAATGTCCACTGGATTATATTTATCCTCTGAATGGACACTGTGAGACAATAATATCATCTAGTAATAATACAAGCACACATCCTAAAGTCGATACTTCGGAGAACAAAGGTTTAGAAAGCAATGAATTACTCTCCAAGAATATCGACGCACCGTCGAGTATTCACAGATCTAAAAACACTGCAGATAAATGCTTAAATGTTAGCCGGCAACTGTTTCCACTGGATAGTAACACCGTACATGTTCCAATTCCAGTCAACGTTCATTACACCGCAAAACACGTGAGTATtgatatatttgaataaattattatgaaatataGGCGACTCTATCTTTTCACAAATTTACAGATAAAAGCAGCGACGATAATAAACGCTTATGCGAGAGGATACTTAGTACGCCGACTGATGAACACTGAACGTGTTGTGGATCTGAAAAATACCTACAAGGAGGCACTCCACTGTATGCTGAAACTTCACGTAGACGCACCGCTAAATTTGCCTGagttaaattttcaccaacgTCTTCAGCTGCAGGTAAACAAATGCACTGAATTTTGTGAACTCTTTTAAACACCACTGAAATGTGAAacattttgattttactttatttcaaGTGTGATGCAGCCTCAATGAACATAGCCGAATTGTTCGCACAAA is part of the Neodiprion virginianus isolate iyNeoVirg1 chromosome 5, iyNeoVirg1.1, whole genome shotgun sequence genome and encodes:
- the LOC124305938 gene encoding uncharacterized protein LOC124305938, with amino-acid sequence MNGKNTVMEEKSQYVSCIKINGVPILPPLMTDDLRAEMSYYKQLAIAVEEKLKMLKIAKESIRTECAKCIALENQSFKTDEKVEKSNSYDSTTEDSCMTETETSTIESGPNIDTVIDIPTREEQPDKNYTSLDTSFHESTAETMNQSDASFDNDGNENSSKERNDELFTTSTCSDTITASTDLNQYLDVSPPTQSTVETVTPEIVKPKVPKTLDIIPITVQVPEREKRDDSFDEKPSGQNTPPKLVRQGSYILEAPSPMLLAHMQTELADPGYVPSTTSTAIKRKEWNISQAKSEWENQIKNKEIIIPDNSRGSNGHTRYRRNSMSTLNNQKVFKSLSHAKNGSSLGMHQSAKSVDCIQTMLDRELVCKSPGGAKSNGYSQMQSVTGSGGSTKSGNSQKFRSNRNVSFINLANRLGGSVGSLVNFGGQSCQAMNARNDRSKPTIINEVQSTPSPVKSVAVTDKLVIIFKEIQRKHEEQMAELIAKQQREQKNMQREFEKQQALLLGQIKKTFPGILIPPTAEEEAPDVLKPVLNPTKEDDDTYSLDKNNPPLPKCPLDYIYPLNGHCETIISSSNNTSTHPKVDTSENKGLESNELLSKNIDAPSSIHRSKNTADKCLNVSRQLFPLDSNTVHVPIPVNVHYTAKHIKAATIINAYARGYLVRRLMNTERVVDLKNTYKEALHCMLKLHVDAPLNLPELNFHQRLQLQCDAASMNIAELFAQSPEQRMQVISQDRDIKRSRSERPSSAHSYSFATQRTLARKKMKEMGNFSSPPISSRPCSARSRCQTWTSNSREKRSQNIYHGIKRSTSAGTVRKPWR